A genomic window from Helicobacter pylori includes:
- a CDS encoding 3'-5' exonuclease, with the protein MLCVFDIETIPNIELCKKHFELKEDDALKICEWSFKRQKEKSGSEFLPLYLHEIISIAAVIGDDYGKFVKVGNFGQKHENKEDFISEKELLEDFFKYFNEKQPRLISFNGRGFDMPLLTLKALKHNLTLDAFYHQENKWENYRSRYSEQFHLDLMDSLSHHGVVRGLNLNGICSMTNIPGKFDVSGDLVHKIYYNPDLSQKEKKDTIDSYCQSDVLNTYWLFLKYEVLKGALNKEQYLGLLGDFLEKFPKEKSYSSVFINALEKEIREFA; encoded by the coding sequence GTGTTGTGTGTGTTTGATATAGAGACTATTCCTAACATAGAATTGTGCAAAAAGCATTTTGAATTAAAAGAAGATGATGCGCTAAAAATCTGTGAATGGAGTTTTAAAAGGCAAAAAGAAAAGAGCGGGAGCGAGTTTCTGCCCCTTTATTTGCATGAGATTATTTCTATTGCAGCAGTCATTGGCGATGATTACGGAAAGTTTGTCAAAGTGGGGAATTTTGGTCAAAAACACGAGAATAAAGAGGATTTTATAAGCGAAAAAGAGCTTTTAGAAGACTTTTTTAAATATTTTAACGAAAAGCAGCCGCGCCTGATTAGTTTTAATGGTAGAGGCTTTGATATGCCCCTACTCACGCTCAAAGCCCTTAAACACAATTTAACTTTAGACGCTTTTTATCATCAAGAAAACAAATGGGAAAATTACCGCTCCCGTTATAGCGAGCAGTTTCATTTGGATTTAATGGATAGCTTGAGCCATCATGGGGTGGTTAGGGGGTTGAATTTGAATGGCATTTGCTCCATGACGAATATTCCTGGTAAATTTGATGTGAGCGGGGATTTAGTGCATAAGATTTATTATAACCCTGATTTAAGCCAAAAAGAGAAAAAAGACACTATTGATAGTTATTGCCAAAGCGATGTGCTTAACACCTATTGGCTTTTTTTAAAATACGAAGTGTTGAAAGGGGCTTTAAATAAGGAACAATACCTTGGGTTACTGGGCGATTTTTTAGAAAAATTCCCTAAGGAAAAATCTTATTCAAGCGTGTTTATCAACGCTTTAGAAAAAGAAATTAGGGAGTTTGCTTGA
- a CDS encoding DNA-methyltransferase, with protein sequence MPTISKNKPYGFIKNFEFYTIKHIKDMGSHPSEDHLNKLLELFKQDLNVDLKREIASSIGRQLDDDTIYIFLKQEAFKEHYMEVIYQFLRTALYKSKDIRFAKLCDDLLQYYQNENMQKMKQYYDYRHTKKSSLKITENIIEKPSLLVGDNAQTLNKIAPNSINLIFTSPPYYNARIYNNYKNYKDYLSAMSQSLKACFRVLEEGRFIIINVSPVITKRAGREFESVRYPIHFDFHQILIDNGFYFVDEILWIKPDFSVPNRIGGYLQNKKPLGYKPNCVSESLLVYRKKAPFLLDKNIKMAEKRLKSNKQNNTLFGKKELPIETTNCWYIAPKSSKDHPAVFPESLCERVLNYYSFENEVVCDPFAGSGTFGIVAKSMGRIPLLCEQHPKYAQNLIKLGFKEI encoded by the coding sequence ATGCCTACAATATCAAAAAATAAACCATATGGTTTTATTAAAAATTTTGAGTTTTACACAATTAAACACATTAAGGATATGGGTTCTCACCCTAGCGAAGACCATTTAAACAAATTACTAGAATTGTTTAAACAAGATTTAAATGTTGATCTAAAAAGAGAGATAGCAAGCTCTATTGGTAGGCAACTTGATGATGATACAATCTATATTTTCTTAAAGCAAGAAGCTTTTAAAGAACATTACATGGAAGTCATTTATCAATTTTTACGCACTGCTTTGTATAAGTCTAAGGATATACGATTTGCAAAATTATGCGATGACTTGTTGCAATACTATCAAAATGAAAACATGCAAAAAATGAAACAATACTATGACTACCGCCATACTAAAAAATCATCTTTAAAAATTACAGAAAATATTATTGAAAAACCTTCTTTATTAGTTGGAGATAATGCACAAACGCTCAATAAAATTGCTCCTAATTCCATTAATCTTATTTTTACTTCCCCACCTTACTATAATGCTAGAATTTATAATAATTATAAAAATTACAAAGATTATCTAAGTGCTATGTCGCAAAGTTTAAAGGCTTGTTTTAGAGTGCTAGAAGAAGGGCGTTTTATTATCATTAATGTTTCGCCTGTGATTACTAAGAGAGCTGGGCGTGAGTTTGAAAGTGTGCGTTACCCTATTCATTTTGATTTCCATCAAATTTTAATTGACAATGGATTTTACTTTGTAGATGAAATTTTATGGATTAAACCTGATTTTAGCGTGCCTAATCGTATTGGAGGGTATTTACAAAATAAAAAACCTTTGGGATACAAACCTAATTGTGTGAGTGAAAGTTTGTTGGTTTATCGCAAAAAAGCCCCTTTCCTACTAGATAAAAATATTAAAATGGCTGAAAAACGATTAAAATCAAATAAACAAAATAATACTTTATTTGGAAAAAAAGAATTGCCTATAGAAACCACTAATTGTTGGTATATTGCTCCAAAGTCTAGTAAAGACCATCCGGCAGTATTCCCCGAAAGTCTTTGTGAAAGAGTTCTAAATTATTATTCTTTTGAAAATGAAGTTGTATGCGACCCTTTTGCCGGTAGTGGTACTTTTGGAATAGTTGCAAAATCTATGGGACGCATTCCTTTATTATGTGAACAACATCCAAAATATGCTCAAAATCTAATCAAACTTGGTTTTAAGGAAATCTAA
- a CDS encoding acetyl-CoA C-acetyltransferase, with the protein MNEVVIVAAKRSAVGSFLGSLKNVSAREMGVSVLKDALKASGLEPNDVDSVILGNVLGAGLGQNIARQIQLDAGIPNDRHAFSVNMVCGSSLKAIQLAHDSIVLGRDEVVVCGGVENMSAAPYLSFDMREGKRMGNANMIDSMIHDGLWDAFNDYHMGITADNIAKAYHISREEQDAFALQSQLKARAAINAGKFQEEITPIEIASKKGTIVFKEDEYPRETTLESLAKLKPAFQKDGSVTAGNSSGINDGASVVVLCSAKKAQELGLKVMATIKGFGLGGCSPDIMGICPSIAIKNNLKNVKMNINDINLFELNEAFAAQSIAVLKELELNPNIVNVNGGAIAIGHPIGASGARILVTLLHEMKRNGHGVGCASLCVGGGQGISVVVEQK; encoded by the coding sequence ATGAATGAAGTGGTTATAGTGGCGGCAAAGCGTAGTGCTGTAGGGAGTTTTTTAGGCTCTCTAAAAAATGTGAGCGCTAGAGAAATGGGCGTTAGCGTGCTTAAAGACGCTTTGAAGGCGAGCGGACTTGAGCCAAATGATGTAGATTCTGTCATTTTAGGCAATGTTTTAGGCGCTGGTTTGGGTCAAAATATCGCCAGACAGATCCAACTAGACGCTGGCATCCCTAATGATCGGCATGCTTTTAGCGTTAATATGGTTTGCGGATCGTCCTTGAAAGCCATTCAGTTAGCGCATGATAGCATTGTGCTTGGGCGCGATGAAGTGGTGGTGTGCGGTGGCGTGGAGAACATGAGTGCAGCGCCTTATTTGTCGTTTGACATGCGAGAGGGAAAGAGAATGGGGAATGCAAACATGATAGACTCCATGATACATGACGGGCTATGGGATGCGTTCAATGATTACCACATGGGGATCACCGCAGACAATATCGCTAAAGCATACCACATAAGCCGAGAAGAACAAGACGCGTTCGCGCTCCAATCGCAACTCAAAGCAAGAGCCGCTATCAATGCAGGGAAATTCCAAGAAGAAATCACTCCCATTGAAATAGCGAGTAAAAAAGGCACGATTGTTTTCAAAGAAGACGAATACCCTAGAGAAACGACGCTAGAATCCCTTGCAAAGCTCAAACCTGCTTTCCAAAAAGACGGATCGGTAACAGCAGGAAATTCATCAGGGATCAATGATGGCGCTAGCGTAGTGGTTTTATGCAGCGCCAAAAAAGCGCAAGAGTTAGGGCTAAAAGTCATGGCCACTATCAAGGGGTTTGGTTTGGGCGGTTGCAGTCCAGATATAATGGGTATATGCCCAAGCATTGCGATTAAAAACAACCTTAAAAATGTCAAAATGAACATCAACGACATCAATCTTTTTGAACTCAATGAAGCTTTCGCCGCGCAAAGTATAGCCGTGTTAAAAGAGCTTGAACTCAACCCCAATATCGTGAATGTGAATGGCGGCGCGATAGCGATTGGCCATCCTATTGGAGCGAGCGGCGCTAGGATATTGGTTACCCTTTTGCATGAAATGAAGCGAAATGGGCATGGCGTGGGTTGCGCGTCGTTGTGCGTGGGTGGCGGGCAAGGAATATCAGTGGTAGTTGAACAAAAATAA
- the feoB gene encoding ferrous iron transport protein B — translation MEEIIVALVGQPNVGKSSLINALSNAHLKVGNFAGVTVDKMEVSLIHKEHQITIIDLPGTYALNDFTTEEKVTKDFLEKGQYDLILNVVDSTNLERNLALSVQLLDTNQKMLLALNMWDEAQKEGIKIDTERLSKELGVVCVPTSARSKEDRLNTELLLDEIVKLYSQKTTNNESIKVPSQSFKESLKYSQSAQRIAKSVIRENQQNASFEHTYKIDKILMHKRYGILIFLGFMFIIFSLSFLIGGGLQKLLEEGFKFLSDSIKENVANEDLASLVGDGIIGGVGATVSFLPLIVVLYFGISLLETTGYMSRVAFLLDGILHKFGLHGKSFIPLITGFGCSVPAYMATRTLQNYNERLITLFVIGFMSCSARLPIYVLFVGSFFPSSSAGFVLFCIYILGAVVALVMAKLLKLSVFKGQTESFIMEMPKYRLPSSRMIYFSIYTKSLSYLKKAGTYILVGAILIWFMSQYPKSDAAMKTYKQESLLVNKDTTLSSEAKEEKLKELKTELDKKNLKNSIVGRGGAYLEKVFSPMDFDWRLSVSLVTGFMAKEVVVSTLGVLFSLGDQNEKSDAFREVIRKEVSVPSGIAFIVFVMFYIPCFAATITFGREAGGIKFVAYLFIFTTVVAYFFSLIAFYATKIFF, via the coding sequence GTGGAAGAAATCATTGTCGCTCTTGTGGGCCAGCCTAATGTAGGGAAATCATCTCTTATTAACGCTTTAAGTAACGCCCATTTGAAAGTGGGGAATTTTGCCGGGGTTACCGTGGATAAAATGGAAGTGAGTTTGATCCATAAAGAGCATCAAATCACTATCATTGATTTACCGGGCACTTACGCGCTCAATGATTTCACCACTGAAGAAAAGGTTACTAAAGATTTTTTAGAAAAGGGGCAATACGATCTCATTCTTAATGTGGTGGATTCCACCAATTTAGAGCGCAATCTAGCCTTAAGCGTGCAATTACTAGACACGAATCAAAAAATGCTGCTCGCACTCAACATGTGGGATGAAGCACAAAAAGAAGGCATTAAAATTGATACAGAAAGGCTTTCTAAAGAATTGGGGGTTGTGTGCGTGCCTACAAGCGCAAGATCCAAAGAAGATCGCTTGAATACAGAGCTTTTATTGGATGAAATTGTCAAACTTTATTCTCAAAAGACTACCAATAATGAAAGCATAAAAGTTCCGTCTCAAAGCTTTAAAGAGTCTTTAAAATACAGCCAGAGTGCTCAAAGAATCGCTAAATCAGTGATCCGTGAAAACCAACAAAATGCGAGCTTTGAACACACTTACAAGATTGATAAAATTTTGATGCACAAGCGTTATGGGATTTTGATTTTTCTAGGGTTCATGTTTATCATTTTCTCTTTGAGTTTTTTAATAGGGGGAGGGTTGCAAAAATTGCTAGAAGAGGGGTTTAAATTTTTAAGCGATAGCATTAAGGAAAATGTGGCTAATGAAGATTTAGCGTCTTTGGTGGGCGATGGCATTATTGGGGGAGTGGGGGCGACGGTTTCATTCTTGCCGTTAATCGTGGTGTTGTATTTTGGGATTTCTTTACTAGAAACGACGGGTTATATGAGTAGGGTAGCGTTTTTATTGGATGGGATCTTGCATAAATTTGGCTTGCATGGGAAGAGCTTTATCCCTTTAATCACCGGTTTTGGCTGCTCTGTGCCAGCTTACATGGCGACAAGAACCTTGCAAAATTATAACGAACGATTGATCACGCTTTTTGTAATCGGGTTTATGAGCTGCTCAGCAAGACTGCCTATTTATGTGCTGTTTGTGGGATCGTTTTTCCCCTCTTCAAGCGCGGGGTTTGTGCTGTTTTGCATTTATATTTTGGGGGCGGTTGTGGCACTAGTGATGGCTAAATTACTCAAATTAAGCGTGTTTAAAGGACAAACCGAATCCTTTATTATGGAAATGCCCAAATACCGCTTGCCTAGTTCTAGAATGATTTATTTTAGCATTTATACCAAATCGCTTTCTTACCTCAAAAAAGCCGGGACTTATATTTTAGTGGGAGCGATTTTAATCTGGTTTATGTCTCAATACCCTAAAAGCGATGCGGCCATGAAAACTTACAAACAAGAAAGCTTATTAGTGAATAAAGATACCACTCTTTCAAGCGAAGCTAAAGAAGAAAAATTAAAAGAATTGAAAACGGAATTGGATAAAAAGAATTTAAAAAATAGCATTGTGGGGAGAGGGGGGGCGTATTTAGAGAAAGTCTTTAGCCCTATGGATTTTGATTGGCGTTTGAGCGTCTCGCTTGTAACCGGGTTTATGGCTAAAGAAGTGGTCGTTTCCACTTTGGGGGTGTTGTTTTCTTTAGGGGATCAAAATGAAAAATCTGACGCTTTTAGAGAGGTGATTAGAAAAGAAGTCAGCGTGCCTAGCGGGATCGCTTTTATCGTGTTTGTGATGTTTTATATTCCTTGTTTTGCAGCGACCATCACTTTTGGTAGGGAAGCTGGGGGGATAAAATTTGTAGCGTATTTATTCATTTTTACAACCGTTGTGGCGTATTTCTTTTCACTGATAGCTTTTTATGCGACTAAAATCTTTTTTTAA
- a CDS encoding CoA transferase subunit A, with the protein MNKVITDLDKGLSGLKDGDTILVGGFGLCGIPEYAINYIYKKGIKDLIVVSNNCGVDDFGLGILLEKKQIKKIIASYVGENKIFESQMLNGEIEVVLTPQGTLAENLRAGGAGIPAYYTPTGVGTLIAQGKESREFNGKEYILERAITGDYGLIKAYKSDTLGNLVFRKTARNFNPLCAMASKICIAEVEEIVPAGELDPDEIHLPGIYVQHIYKGEKFEKRIEKITTRSAK; encoded by the coding sequence ATGAATAAGGTTATAACGGATTTAGACAAAGGGTTGAGTGGCTTAAAAGATGGGGATACCATTTTAGTGGGTGGTTTTGGGTTGTGCGGGATACCTGAATACGCCATTAATTATATTTATAAAAAAGGCATCAAAGATTTGATTGTGGTGAGCAATAATTGCGGTGTTGATGACTTTGGGCTGGGCATTCTTTTAGAAAAAAAACAGATTAAAAAGATTATCGCTTCGTATGTGGGGGAGAATAAGATTTTTGAATCACAAATGCTGAACGGAGAAATTGAAGTCGTTTTGACCCCACAAGGCACGCTCGCTGAAAATCTGCGCGCTGGAGGGGCTGGGATACCCGCTTACTACACCCCAACCGGTGTTGGGACTCTGATCGCTCAAGGCAAGGAATCAAGGGAGTTTAACGGCAAAGAATATATTTTAGAAAGAGCGATAACAGGCGATTATGGGCTTATTAAAGCTTATAAAAGCGACACTCTTGGGAATTTGGTGTTTAGAAAAACGGCTAGGAATTTCAACCCCTTGTGCGCGATGGCGTCAAAAATATGCATCGCTGAAGTGGAAGAAATCGTTCCGGCTGGGGAGTTAGACCCCGATGAAATACACTTGCCAGGAATTTATGTGCAACACATTTATAAAGGCGAGAAATTTGAAAAACGCATAGAAAAAATCACCACAAGGAGTGCGAAATGA
- a CDS encoding CfrBI family restriction endonuclease — protein MNFNELALNHTIDLLLKGKDYREVVLNTINTEFLDFAISFFKDIIYAKMHDKSINFSWYQQYVMDNKDPKDIAILCGTNIKTIFNTYGTSTKEVVLDIAQNNLKYLYEILQNLENDNMKDLGINIKITYKDISVNLDLKESLLIINALATKKIALRGSAYSMIGKRIEKPLMLELCKRCGILESHIDATNFKKDKKLEYDREVDFKLYNKDRSKVYRVEVKLMSKGNPESADAVIARDTDIFIAYTLSEQNKQQLESLNIVYLALKNNSNIILDFKKLCKRLDIPLINYL, from the coding sequence ATGAATTTTAATGAATTAGCTTTAAATCATACGATTGATTTACTCTTAAAAGGAAAAGATTATAGAGAAGTAGTTTTAAACACTATTAACACAGAATTTTTAGATTTTGCTATATCTTTTTTTAAAGATATTATTTACGCAAAAATGCATGATAAATCTATAAATTTTAGTTGGTATCAGCAATATGTTATGGATAACAAAGATCCAAAAGATATAGCCATTTTGTGTGGAACCAATATCAAAACTATTTTTAATACTTATGGGACTTCTACTAAAGAAGTTGTTTTAGATATTGCACAAAATAATTTAAAATATCTATATGAAATATTGCAAAATTTAGAAAACGACAACATGAAAGATTTAGGTATCAATATTAAAATTACCTATAAAGATATTAGTGTTAATTTAGACTTAAAAGAAAGCTTGCTTATCATTAATGCCCTAGCAACCAAGAAAATTGCTTTAAGAGGAAGTGCATATTCTATGATAGGAAAAAGAATTGAAAAGCCTTTAATGTTGGAATTGTGTAAGCGTTGTGGTATTTTAGAAAGTCATATTGACGCAACTAATTTTAAAAAAGACAAAAAATTAGAATATGATAGAGAAGTAGATTTTAAACTTTATAACAAGGATAGGAGTAAAGTTTATAGGGTAGAAGTTAAATTAATGAGTAAAGGCAATCCCGAAAGTGCTGATGCAGTCATTGCAAGAGATACGGATATTTTTATAGCTTACACCTTAAGTGAACAAAATAAACAACAGCTTGAAAGTTTAAATATTGTTTATTTAGCCCTAAAAAATAATTCCAATATTATATTAGATTTTAAAAAGCTCTGTAAGCGTTTAGATATACCATTAATAAATTACCTATAA
- a CDS encoding TonB-dependent receptor family protein, translating into MKRILVSLVVLSHGVHAMKTHNLERVEASGIANDKEAPLSWRSKEVKNYIGSRTVISNKQLTKSANQSIEEALQNVPGVHIRNSTGIGAVPSISIRGFGAGGPGHSNTGMILVNGIPIYVAPYVEIGTVIFPVTFQSVDRISVTKGGESVRYGPNVFGGVINIITKGIPTNWESQVSERATFWGKSENGGFFNQNSKNIDKSLANNMLFNTYLRTGGMMNKHFGVQAQVNWIKGQGFRYNSPTDIQNYLLDSLYQINESNKITAFFQYYSYFLTDPGSLGIAAYNENRFQNNRPNNDKSGRAKRWGAVYQNFFGDTDKIGGDFTFSYYGHDMSRDFKFDSNYLNVNTNPKLGPVYTDQNYPGFFIFDHLRRYVMNAFEPNLNLVVNTNKVKQTFNVGMRFMTMDMFIRSDQSTCEKSDIIDGVCHMPPYVLSKKPSNNQEMFNNYTAVWLSDKIELFDSKLVLTPGLRYTFLNYDNKEPEKNDFSVWTSKKQRQNEWSPAFNIGYKPMENWIWYANYRRSFIPPQHTMVGITRTNYNQIFNEIEVGQRYSYKNLLSFNTNYFVIFANRYYAGGYSPQPVNARSQGVELELYYAPIRGLQFHVAYTYIDARITSNADDIAYYFTGIVNKPFDIKGKRLPYVSPNQFIFDMMYTYKHTTFGISSYFYSHAYSSMLNQVKDQTVCLPLNPEYTGGLEYGCNSVGLLPLYFVLNVQVSSVLWQSGRHKITGSLQINNLFNMKYYFRGIGTSPTGREPAPGRSITAYLNYEF; encoded by the coding sequence ATGAAAAGAATCTTAGTCTCTCTAGTTGTTTTGAGTCATGGCGTGCATGCGATGAAAACTCATAATTTGGAAAGGGTGGAAGCTTCAGGAATAGCTAATGATAAAGAAGCACCCTTGAGTTGGAGGAGTAAGGAAGTTAAAAACTATATTGGTTCTCGCACGGTGATTTCTAACAAACAACTCACTAAAAGCGCGAATCAAAGCATTGAAGAAGCCTTGCAAAATGTGCCAGGCGTGCATATTAGAAACTCTACAGGTATTGGAGCTGTGCCTAGCATTTCTATTAGGGGGTTTGGTGCGGGAGGTCCAGGACACTCCAATACGGGAATGATTTTAGTCAATGGGATCCCCATTTATGTCGCTCCCTATGTTGAAATTGGCACGGTTATTTTTCCTGTAACCTTTCAATCTGTGGATAGAATCAGCGTAACTAAGGGTGGGGAGAGCGTGCGTTATGGCCCTAATGTTTTTGGCGGTGTGATCAACATTATCACCAAAGGCATTCCTACCAATTGGGAGAGTCAAGTGAGCGAGAGGGCCACTTTTTGGGGTAAATCTGAAAATGGGGGGTTTTTCAATCAAAATTCTAAAAACATTGATAAAAGCTTAGCCAATAACATGCTTTTTAACACCTATTTAAGAACGGGGGGTATGATGAATAAGCATTTTGGGGTTCAGGCTCAAGTGAATTGGATCAAAGGGCAAGGGTTTAGATACAACAGCCCTACAGATATTCAAAACTACTTGCTAGATTCGTTGTATCAAATCAATGAGAGCAATAAAATCACTGCTTTTTTCCAATACTACAGCTATTTTTTGACAGACCCTGGGTCTTTAGGTATAGCTGCATATAATGAAAATCGTTTTCAAAATAACCGCCCTAATAACGATAAAAGCGGGAGAGCGAAGCGATGGGGGGCTGTGTATCAAAACTTTTTTGGGGACACGGATAAAATAGGGGGGGATTTCACTTTCAGTTACTATGGGCATGACATGTCAAGGGATTTTAAATTTGATTCTAACTATTTAAATGTCAATACCAATCCTAAATTAGGCCCTGTTTATACGGATCAAAATTATCCAGGATTTTTTATTTTTGATCATTTAAGGCGTTATGTGATGAACGCTTTTGAGCCTAATTTGAACTTGGTTGTCAATACCAATAAAGTTAAGCAAACTTTTAATGTGGGCATGCGTTTTATGACGATGGACATGTTCATCAGATCCGATCAAAGCACATGCGAAAAATCAGACATTATTGATGGGGTGTGTCATATGCCTCCTTATGTCCTTTCTAAAAAACCTAGCAACAATCAAGAAATGTTTAACAACTATACAGCGGTATGGTTGAGCGATAAGATAGAGCTTTTTGATTCTAAATTAGTGCTAACTCCAGGGCTTAGATACACCTTTTTAAACTACGATAACAAAGAGCCAGAAAAGAACGATTTTTCCGTATGGACCAGTAAAAAACAGCGTCAAAACGAATGGAGTCCGGCCTTTAATATTGGCTATAAACCTATGGAAAACTGGATATGGTATGCGAACTACCGCCGTAGTTTTATCCCCCCACAACACACAATGGTGGGCATTACTAGGACTAATTACAACCAAATTTTTAATGAAATTGAAGTGGGGCAACGCTATAGCTATAAAAATCTATTGAGTTTTAACACCAACTATTTTGTGATTTTTGCCAATCGTTACTATGCAGGAGGCTATAGCCCACAGCCTGTGAATGCCAGGAGTCAAGGGGTGGAATTGGAATTGTATTACGCGCCGATTAGGGGTTTGCAATTTCATGTGGCTTACACTTATATTGATGCACGCATCACTTCTAACGCTGATGACATTGCTTATTATTTTACAGGCATTGTCAATAAACCCTTTGACATTAAAGGGAAGCGTTTGCCTTATGTAAGCCCTAACCAATTCATATTTGACATGATGTATACTTACAAGCACACGACTTTTGGTATTAGCAGCTATTTTTATAGCCACGCTTATAGCTCCATGCTCAATCAAGTCAAAGATCAAACCGTGTGCTTGCCCCTAAACCCAGAATATACAGGGGGGTTGGAGTATGGTTGTAATTCAGTGGGGTTGTTGCCCTTGTATTTTGTGTTGAATGTGCAAGTGAGCTCAGTTTTATGGCAAAGCGGTAGGCATAAAATCACAGGGAGTTTGCAAATCAATAACCTTTTTAACATGAAGTATTATTTTAGGGGGATTGGCACAAGCCCTACAGGAAGAGAGCCTGCACCAGGGAGATCTATTACAGCGTATTTGAATTATG